A region of Arabidopsis thaliana chromosome 5, partial sequence DNA encodes the following proteins:
- the CaS gene encoding calcium sensing receptor (calcium sensing receptor (CaS); INVOLVED IN: regulation of stomatal closure, cellular response to calcium ion; LOCATED IN: thylakoid, mitochondrion, chloroplast thylakoid membrane, chloroplast; EXPRESSED IN: 22 plant structures; EXPRESSED DURING: 14 growth stages; CONTAINS InterPro DOMAIN/s: Rhodanese-like (InterPro:IPR001763); BEST Arabidopsis thaliana protein match is: Rhodanese/Cell cycle control phosphatase superfamily protein (TAIR:AT3G59780.1); Has 1807 Blast hits to 1807 proteins in 277 species: Archae - 0; Bacteria - 0; Metazoa - 736; Fungi - 347; Plants - 385; Viruses - 0; Other Eukaryotes - 339 (source: NCBI BLink).): MAMAEMATKSSLSAKLTLPSSSTKKTLSLRQVSVSLPTSTSISLLSLFASPPHEAKAAVSIPKDQIVSSLTEVEKTINQVQETGSSVFDATQRVFQVVGDALKPALDTALPIAKQAGEEAMKLASPAFSEASKKAQEAMQSSGFDSEPVFNAAKTVTDVAQQTSKAIEDAKPIASSTMDTISSADPSVIVVAAGAAFLAYLLLPPVFSAISFNFRGYKGDLTPAQTLDLLCTKNYLMVDIRSEKDKEKAGIPRLPSNAKNRVISIPLEELPNKVKGIVRNSKRVEAEIAALKISYLKKINKGSNIIILDSYTDSAKIVAKTLKVLGYKNCYIVTDGFSGGRGWLQSRLGTDSYNFSFAQVLSPSRIIPAASRSFGTRSGTKFLPSSD, from the exons ATGGCTATGGCGGAAATGGCAACGAAGTCTTCACTATCTGCAAAACTcactcttccttcttcttctactaagAAGACACTGAGTCTGAGACAAGTCTCTGTTTCACTTCCAACATCAACTTCAATCTCTCTGTTATCTCTCTTTGCATCTCCTCCTCATGAAGCTAAAGCTGCTGTTTCCATTCCCAAGGACCAAATCGTCTCCTCTCTCACtgaa GTGGAGAAAACAATCAACCAAGTTCAAGAAACTGGTTCTAGTGTATTTGATGCAACGCAGCGTGTGTTCCAAGTAGTAGGAGATGCTCTTAAACCAGCTTTGGACACTGCTTTACCCATTGCAAAGCAAGCTGGTGAAGAAGCTATGAAGCTTGCTTCTCCTGCTTTCTCTGAAGCTTCAAAGAAAGCTCAAGAAGCAATGCAGAGCTCTGGTTTTGATTCTGAGCCTGTCTTTAATGCTGCAAAG ACAGTAACAGATGTAGCACAACAGACGTCAAAAGCGATAGAAGATGCTAAACCGATTGCTTCATCGACCATGGATACGATTTCTTCAGCTGACCCTAGTGtcattgttgttgctgctggtGCTGCGTTTCTTGCTTACCTTCTTCTCCCTCCTGTTTTCTCTGCCATCTCTTTTAACTTCCGTGGTTACAAAG gtGATCTTACGCCGGCTCAAACGCTTGACCTTCTTTGCACCAAGAACTACTTGATGGTGGATATAAGATCAGAGAAAGACAAGGAGAAAGCCGGGATTCCACGGCTCCCTTCGAATGCTAAGAACCGCGTGATCTCCATTCC ATTAGAAGAACTACCAAACAAAGTAAAAGGAATCGTGAGGAACTCTAAACGAGTTGAAGCAGAGATAGCAGCATTAAAGATTTCTTACCtcaagaaaatcaacaaaggCTCCAATATCATCATCTTGGACTC GTACACGGATTCGGCTAAGATAGTGGCGAAAACGTTAAAGGTTCTCGGGTACAAGAATTGCTATATTGTGACAGATGGATTCTCTGGTGGCAGAGGATGGTTGCAGAGCCGTTTAGGCACTGATTCTTACAACTTCTCGTTTGCACAAGTCTTGTCTCCATCGCGGATTATCCCGGCAGCTTCGAGAAGCTTTGGCACTAGGTCCGGAACCAAGTTCCTTCCTAGCTCCGactga
- the CaS gene encoding calcium sensing receptor, which yields MAMAEMATKSSLSAKLTLPSSSTKKTLSLRQVSVSLPTSTSISLLSLFASPPHEAKAAVSIPKDQIVSSLTEVEKTINQVQETGSSVFDATQRVFQVVGDALKPALDTALPIAKQAGEEAMKLASPAFSEASKKAQEAMQSSGFDSEPVFNAAKTVTDVAQQTSKAIEDAKPIASSTMDTISSADPSVIVVAAGAAFLAYLLLPPVFSAISFNFRGYKGDLTPAQTLDLLCTKNYLMVDIRSEKDKEKAGIPRLPSNAKNRVISIPLEELPNKVKGIVRNSKRVEAEIAALKISYLKKINKGSNIIILDS from the exons ATGGCTATGGCGGAAATGGCAACGAAGTCTTCACTATCTGCAAAACTcactcttccttcttcttctactaagAAGACACTGAGTCTGAGACAAGTCTCTGTTTCACTTCCAACATCAACTTCAATCTCTCTGTTATCTCTCTTTGCATCTCCTCCTCATGAAGCTAAAGCTGCTGTTTCCATTCCCAAGGACCAAATCGTCTCCTCTCTCACtgaa GTGGAGAAAACAATCAACCAAGTTCAAGAAACTGGTTCTAGTGTATTTGATGCAACGCAGCGTGTGTTCCAAGTAGTAGGAGATGCTCTTAAACCAGCTTTGGACACTGCTTTACCCATTGCAAAGCAAGCTGGTGAAGAAGCTATGAAGCTTGCTTCTCCTGCTTTCTCTGAAGCTTCAAAGAAAGCTCAAGAAGCAATGCAGAGCTCTGGTTTTGATTCTGAGCCTGTCTTTAATGCTGCAAAG ACAGTAACAGATGTAGCACAACAGACGTCAAAAGCGATAGAAGATGCTAAACCGATTGCTTCATCGACCATGGATACGATTTCTTCAGCTGACCCTAGTGtcattgttgttgctgctggtGCTGCGTTTCTTGCTTACCTTCTTCTCCCTCCTGTTTTCTCTGCCATCTCTTTTAACTTCCGTGGTTACAAAG gtGATCTTACGCCGGCTCAAACGCTTGACCTTCTTTGCACCAAGAACTACTTGATGGTGGATATAAGATCAGAGAAAGACAAGGAGAAAGCCGGGATTCCACGGCTCCCTTCGAATGCTAAGAACCGCGTGATCTCCATTCC ATTAGAAGAACTACCAAACAAAGTAAAAGGAATCGTGAGGAACTCTAAACGAGTTGAAGCAGAGATAGCAGCATTAAAGATTTCTTACCtcaagaaaatcaacaaaggCTCCAATATCATCATCTTGGACTCGTGA
- the TK1b gene encoding Thymidine kinase (Thymidine kinase; FUNCTIONS IN: thymidine kinase activity, ATP binding; INVOLVED IN: pyrimidine deoxyribonucleoside interconversion, anaerobic respiration; EXPRESSED IN: 23 plant structures; EXPRESSED DURING: 13 growth stages; CONTAINS InterPro DOMAIN/s: Thymidine kinase (InterPro:IPR001267), Thymidine kinase, conserved site (InterPro:IPR020633); BEST Arabidopsis thaliana protein match is: Thymidine kinase (TAIR:AT3G07800.1); Has 30201 Blast hits to 17322 proteins in 780 species: Archae - 12; Bacteria - 1396; Metazoa - 17338; Fungi - 3422; Plants - 5037; Viruses - 0; Other Eukaryotes - 2996 (source: NCBI BLink).), which translates to MFGVSMRTLISPSLAPFSLHLHKPSLFSTALRFSFSINNITPTNSPPSTISTRKLQTKATRVTSSSSSQPLSSSSPGEIHVVVGPMFSGKTTTLLRRILAERETGKRIAIIKSNKDTRYCTESIVTHDGEKYPCWSLPDLSSFKERFGFDDYENRLDVIGIDEAQFFGDLYEFCREAADKEGKTVIVAGLDGDFMRRRFGSVLDLIPIADTVTKLTSRCEVCGKRALFTMRKTEEKETELIGGAEVYMPVCRSHYVCGQNVLETARAVLDSSNNHSVVASSL; encoded by the coding sequence ATGTTTGGTGTTTCGATGAGAACATTAATCTCACCATCTCTTGCTCCCTtctctcttcatctccataaaccctctctcttctccaccGCTCTTcgcttctccttctcaatcAACAACATAACCCCCACAAATTCACCTCCTTCCACCATTTCCACCAGAAAGCTACAAACGAAAGCGACGAGGgtaacatcatcatcatcatctcagCCGCTCTCCTCCTCATCTCCCGGCGAAATCCACGTCGTAGTCGGTCCAATGTTCTCCGgtaaaacaacaacacttcTCCGCCGTATACTCGCCGAAAGAGAAACCGGTAAAAGAATCGCAATCATCAAATCCAACAAAGACACAAGATACTGCACCGAATCAATAGTTACTCACGACGGTGAGAAATACCCTTGCTGGTCACTCCCCGATCTCTCGTCCTTCAAAGAGAGATTCGGATTCGACGACTACGAGAATCGATTAGATGTGATTGGAATCGACGAAGCTCAATTCTTCGGAGATCTTTACGAGTTTTGCCGTGAAGCTGCTGATAAAGAGGGTAAAACTGTAATTGTTGCTGGATTGGATGGTGATTTTATGAGGAGgaggtttggttcggttcttGATTTGATTCCGATTGCGGATACGGTTACGAAGCTGACGTCACGGTGTGAGGTTTGTGGGAAGAGAGCTTTGTTTACGATGAGGAAGACGGAGGAGAAAGAGACGGAGTTGATCGGTGGTGCTGAAGTTTATATGCCTGTGTGTAGGAGTCATTACGTTTGCGGTCAAAACGTTTTGGAAACCGCTCGTGCCGTTTTGGATTCAAGCAATAATCATAGTGTTGTAGCAAGTTCACTTTAG
- the TGH gene encoding SWAP (Suppressor-of-White-APricot)/surp domain-containing protein (TOUGH (TGH); FUNCTIONS IN: protein binding, RNA binding; INVOLVED IN: multicellular organismal development, phloem or xylem histogenesis, RNA processing; LOCATED IN: nucleus; EXPRESSED IN: 29 plant structures; EXPRESSED DURING: 13 growth stages; CONTAINS InterPro DOMAIN/s: Protein of unknown function DUF1604 (InterPro:IPR011666), SWAP/Surp (InterPro:IPR000061); Has 34900 Blast hits to 18983 proteins in 949 species: Archae - 12; Bacteria - 1329; Metazoa - 18979; Fungi - 3127; Plants - 2236; Viruses - 165; Other Eukaryotes - 9052 (source: NCBI BLink).), producing MGSDEEDFVFHGTPIEREEEIASRKKKAVAGASGNLRTLPAWKQEVTDEEGRRRFHGAFTGGYSAGYYNTVGSKEGWAPQSFTSSRQNRAGARKQSISDFLDEDEKADMEGKSLSASSQFDTFGFTAAEHSRKHAEKEQHERPSAIPGPVPDELVAPVSESIGVKLLLKMGWRRGHSIKEVRASSDARREARKAFLAFYTDENTKETPDSLVSETEVETSLGEDIKISESTPVYVLNPKQDLHGLGYDPFKHAPEFRGKIAPGFGIGALEELDVEDEDVYAGYDFDQTYVIEDEQPARQSNDNRLRLTSKEHDVLPGFGAAKNSDYSMERFNPPIIPKDFVARHKFSGPLEAETKPTVSAPPEVPPPADNNLKLLIEGFATFVSRCGKLYEDLSREKNQSNQLFDFLREGNGHDYYARRLWEEQQKRKDQSKLTLDVKVSPTVQKMTAETRGSLLGEKPLQRSLKETDTSASSGGSFQFPTNLSDTFTKSASSQEAADAVKPFKDDPAKQERFEQFLKEKYKGGLRTTDSNRVNSMSESARAQERLDFEAAAEAIEKGKAYKEVRRATEQPLDFLAGGLQFTSGGTEQIKDTGVVDMKSSKTYPKREEFQWRPSPLLCKRFDLPDPFMGKLPPAPRARNKMDSLVFLPDTVKAASARQVSESQVPKKETSIEEPEVEVEVENVERPVDLYKAIFSDDSEDDEDQPMNGKIQEGQEKKNEAAATTLNRLIAGDFLESLGKELGFEVPMEEEIKSRSKPEDSSDKRLDRPGLKEKVEEKTSSLTLGSEEEKSRKKREKSPGKRSGGNDLSSSESSGDERRRKRYNKKDRHRNDSESDSSSDYHSRDKQGSRSRSKRRESSREKRSSHKKHSKHRRTKKSSSSRYSSDEEQKESRREKKRRRD from the exons ATGGGGTCAGACGAGGAAGATTTCGTGTTTCATGGAACGCCAATAGAGCGCGAAGAAGAAATCGCAAGCCGGAAGAAGAAAGCAGTCGCTGGGGCTTCTGGCAATCTTAGAACTCTCCCTGCTTGGAAGCAAGAG GTGACTGATGAAGAAGGCCGTAGAAGGTTCCATGGAGCATTTACTGGTGGATATTCTGCTGGGTATTACAATACAGTTGGATCAAAAGAGG GCTGGGCTCCACAGTCATTTACATCATCAAGGCAGAACAGAGCTGGAGCGAGAAAGCAAAGTATTTCAGACTTTCtagatgaagatgaaaaggCG GATATGGAGGGCAAATCACTGTCTGCGAGCTCACAATTTGACACATTTGGGTTTACGGCAGCCGAACATTCCCGCAAGCATGCTGAGAAAGAACAGCATGAGAG GCCATCAGCCATTCCTGGCCCTGTTCCTGACGAACTTGTTGCTCCAGTTTCAGAGTCAATTG gGGTCAAACTTTTGCTAAAGATGGGATGGCGGCGTGGTCATTCAATAAAGGAAGTGCGTGCCAGTTCAG ATGCTCGTAGAGAAGCTAGAAAAGCATTCTTAGCCTTCTATACTGATGAGAATACAAAGGAAACGCCCGACTCGCTTGTTTCTGAGACTGAAGTGGAAACTTCTCTGGGTGAAGATATTAAAATTTCTGAAAGCACTCCT GTATATGTTCTGAATCCAAAGCAAGATCTGCATGGATTAGGATATGATCCTTTTAAGCATGCTCCTGAATTTAGAG GAAAGATTGCTCCGGGTTTTGGCATTGGAGCACTTGAGGAACTTGATGTTGAGGATGAAGATGTCTATGCTG gTTACGATTTTGATCAGACTTATGTCATAGAAGACGAACAGCCAGCAAGACAGAGCAATGACAATAGACTGAGGTTAACCTCAAAAGAGCATGACGTTCTGCCAGGTTTTGGAGCTGCTAAGAATTCTGACTACAGTATGGAGAG ATTTAATCCTCCGATAATCCCGAAGGATTTTGTGGCCCGGCATAAATTTTCTGGTCCTCTTGAGGCTGAAACTAAGCCAACTGTTTCTGCTCCTCCGGAAGTTCCTCCTCCTGCAGATAATAATCTGAAACTTCTGATCGAGGGGTTTGCAACTTTTGTTTCCCGTTGCGGGAAACTATACGAGGATCTTTCTAGAGAGAAGAACCAATCAAATCagctgtttgattttcttcgGGAAGGTAACGGTCATGACTACTACGCAAGAAGGCTGTGGGAGGAGCAGCAAAAGCGTAAAGATCAAAGTAAGCTGACATTAGATGTTAAGGTGTCTCCAACCGTACAGAAAATGACTGCAGAAACACGTGGCAGCTTATTAGGGGAAAAGCCATTGCAGAGAAGTTTGAAAGAAACCGAtacttctgcttcttctggaGGCTCCTTCCAGTTCCCGACCAATCTCTCTGACACATTCACCAAATCAGCTTCATCT CAAGAGGCAGCAGATGCTGTGAAGCCCTTCAAAGATGATCCAGCTAAACAAGAAAGATTTGAGCAGTTTCTCAAGGAGAAATACAAAGGAGGGTTACGTACAACAGACTCCAACAGAGTTAATAGCATGTCGGAATCAGCTCGGGCACAAGAGAGGCTGGACTTTGAGGCTGCAGCCGAGGCAATTGAGAAAGGGAAAGCTTACAAGGAGGTCAGACGGGCTACCGAACAGCCTCTCGATTTCCTTGCTGGAGGTCTTCAGTTTACTTCTGGGGGAACAGAG CAAATTAAAGACACTGGAGTGGTAGACATGAAATCGAGTAAGACGTATCCTAAAAGGGAAGAGTTCCAATGGCGTCCTTCACCTCTTTTGTGCAAACGTTTTGATCTCCCCGATCCATTCATGGGAAAG CTGCCACCTGCTCCGCGAGCGAGAAACAAAATGGATTCTCTCGTATTCTTGCCGGATACAGTGAAAGCTGCATCTGCACGTCAAGTATCTGAGTCGCAAGTACCTAAGAAAGAGACATCAATAGAAGAGCCTGAAGTTGAGGTAGAAGTGGAGAATGTGGAGAGACCTGTTGATCTTTACAAG GCTATCTTCTCTGATGAttctgaagatgatgaagatcaACCAATGAATGGAAAGATACAAGAGGgtcaagaaaagaagaatgaagCGGCTGCAACCACATTAAACCGGCTTATAGCTGGCGATTTCCTAGAATCTTTAGGGAAAGAACTAGGGTTCGAGGTGccaatggaagaagagatcaagTCCAGAAGCAAACCCGAAGATTCTTctgataaaagacttgatcGACCCGGATTGAAAGAGAAAGTGGAGGAGAAGACAAGCAGCCTCACACTTGggtctgaagaagaaaagagtagaaaaaagagagagaaatcgCCAGGAAAACGGAGTGGTGGCAACGATCTATCATCGAGTGAATCCTCAGGAGATGAACGGAGGAGAAAACGATATAATAAGAAGGATAGACATAGAAACGATTCAGAGAGCGATTCATCCAGCGACTACCACAGCAGGGATAAGCAAGGATCAAGATCTAGGAGCAAGCGGAGAGAATCTTctagagagaagagaagtagCCACAAGAAGCACTCAAAGCATCGCAGGACCAagaagtcttcttcttcacggtATAGCTCAGACGAAGAACAAAAAGAGTCAAGGCGGGAGAAGAAGAGGCGACGAGACTGA
- the TGH gene encoding SWAP (Suppressor-of-White-APricot)/surp domain-containing protein (TOUGH (TGH); FUNCTIONS IN: protein binding, RNA binding; INVOLVED IN: multicellular organismal development, phloem or xylem histogenesis, RNA processing; LOCATED IN: nucleus; EXPRESSED IN: 29 plant structures; EXPRESSED DURING: 13 growth stages; CONTAINS InterPro DOMAIN/s: Protein of unknown function DUF1604 (InterPro:IPR011666), SWAP/Surp (InterPro:IPR000061); Has 34939 Blast hits to 19000 proteins in 961 species: Archae - 12; Bacteria - 1387; Metazoa - 18982; Fungi - 3122; Plants - 2233; Viruses - 162; Other Eukaryotes - 9041 (source: NCBI BLink).), whose amino-acid sequence MGSDEEDFVFHGTPIEREEEIASRKKKAVAGASGNLRTLPAWKQEVTDEEGRRRFHGAFTGGYSAGYYNTVGSKEGWAPQSFTSSRQNRAGARKQSISDFLDEDEKADMEGKSLSASSQFDTFGFTAAEHSRKHAEKEQHERPSAIPGPVPDELVAPVSESIGVKLLLKMGWRRGHSIKEVRASSDARREARKAFLAFYTDENTKETPDSLVSETEVETSLGEDIKISESTPVYVLNPKQDLHGLGYDPFKHAPEFREKKRSRMSANKEVGFRKPLSMKESLFGPKSGKIAPGFGIGALEELDVEDEDVYAGYDFDQTYVIEDEQPARQSNDNRLRLTSKEHDVLPGFGAAKNSDYSMERFNPPIIPKDFVARHKFSGPLEAETKPTVSAPPEVPPPADNNLKLLIEGFATFVSRCGKLYEDLSREKNQSNQLFDFLREGNGHDYYARRLWEEQQKRKDQSKLTLDVKVSPTVQKMTAETRGSLLGEKPLQRSLKETDTSASSGGSFQFPTNLSDTFTKSASSQEAADAVKPFKDDPAKQERFEQFLKEKYKGGLRTTDSNRVNSMSESARAQERLDFEAAAEAIEKGKAYKEVRRATEQPLDFLAGGLQFTSGGTEQIKDTGVVDMKSSKTYPKREEFQWRPSPLLCKRFDLPDPFMGKLPPAPRARNKMDSLVFLPDTVKAASARQVSESQVPKKETSIEEPEVEVEVENVERPVDLYKAIFSDDSEDDEDQPMNGKIQEGQEKKNEAAATTLNRLIAGDFLESLGKELGFEVPMEEEIKSRSKPEDSSDKRLDRPGLKEKVEEKTSSLTLGSEEEKSRKKREKSPGKRSGGNDLSSSESSGDERRRKRYNKKDRHRNDSESDSSSDYHSRDKQGSRSRSKRRESSREKRSSHKKHSKHRRTKKSSSSRYSSDEEQKESRREKKRRRD is encoded by the exons ATGGGGTCAGACGAGGAAGATTTCGTGTTTCATGGAACGCCAATAGAGCGCGAAGAAGAAATCGCAAGCCGGAAGAAGAAAGCAGTCGCTGGGGCTTCTGGCAATCTTAGAACTCTCCCTGCTTGGAAGCAAGAG GTGACTGATGAAGAAGGCCGTAGAAGGTTCCATGGAGCATTTACTGGTGGATATTCTGCTGGGTATTACAATACAGTTGGATCAAAAGAGG GCTGGGCTCCACAGTCATTTACATCATCAAGGCAGAACAGAGCTGGAGCGAGAAAGCAAAGTATTTCAGACTTTCtagatgaagatgaaaaggCG GATATGGAGGGCAAATCACTGTCTGCGAGCTCACAATTTGACACATTTGGGTTTACGGCAGCCGAACATTCCCGCAAGCATGCTGAGAAAGAACAGCATGAGAG GCCATCAGCCATTCCTGGCCCTGTTCCTGACGAACTTGTTGCTCCAGTTTCAGAGTCAATTG gGGTCAAACTTTTGCTAAAGATGGGATGGCGGCGTGGTCATTCAATAAAGGAAGTGCGTGCCAGTTCAG ATGCTCGTAGAGAAGCTAGAAAAGCATTCTTAGCCTTCTATACTGATGAGAATACAAAGGAAACGCCCGACTCGCTTGTTTCTGAGACTGAAGTGGAAACTTCTCTGGGTGAAGATATTAAAATTTCTGAAAGCACTCCT GTATATGTTCTGAATCCAAAGCAAGATCTGCATGGATTAGGATATGATCCTTTTAAGCATGCTCCTGAATTTAGAG aaaagaaaagatctcGCATGTCTGCCAATAAGGAGGTTGGTTTCAGAAAACCTTTATCAATGAAGGAAAGTCTTTTTGGACCCAAAT CAGGAAAGATTGCTCCGGGTTTTGGCATTGGAGCACTTGAGGAACTTGATGTTGAGGATGAAGATGTCTATGCTG gTTACGATTTTGATCAGACTTATGTCATAGAAGACGAACAGCCAGCAAGACAGAGCAATGACAATAGACTGAGGTTAACCTCAAAAGAGCATGACGTTCTGCCAGGTTTTGGAGCTGCTAAGAATTCTGACTACAGTATGGAGAG ATTTAATCCTCCGATAATCCCGAAGGATTTTGTGGCCCGGCATAAATTTTCTGGTCCTCTTGAGGCTGAAACTAAGCCAACTGTTTCTGCTCCTCCGGAAGTTCCTCCTCCTGCAGATAATAATCTGAAACTTCTGATCGAGGGGTTTGCAACTTTTGTTTCCCGTTGCGGGAAACTATACGAGGATCTTTCTAGAGAGAAGAACCAATCAAATCagctgtttgattttcttcgGGAAGGTAACGGTCATGACTACTACGCAAGAAGGCTGTGGGAGGAGCAGCAAAAGCGTAAAGATCAAAGTAAGCTGACATTAGATGTTAAGGTGTCTCCAACCGTACAGAAAATGACTGCAGAAACACGTGGCAGCTTATTAGGGGAAAAGCCATTGCAGAGAAGTTTGAAAGAAACCGAtacttctgcttcttctggaGGCTCCTTCCAGTTCCCGACCAATCTCTCTGACACATTCACCAAATCAGCTTCATCT CAAGAGGCAGCAGATGCTGTGAAGCCCTTCAAAGATGATCCAGCTAAACAAGAAAGATTTGAGCAGTTTCTCAAGGAGAAATACAAAGGAGGGTTACGTACAACAGACTCCAACAGAGTTAATAGCATGTCGGAATCAGCTCGGGCACAAGAGAGGCTGGACTTTGAGGCTGCAGCCGAGGCAATTGAGAAAGGGAAAGCTTACAAGGAGGTCAGACGGGCTACCGAACAGCCTCTCGATTTCCTTGCTGGAGGTCTTCAGTTTACTTCTGGGGGAACAGAG CAAATTAAAGACACTGGAGTGGTAGACATGAAATCGAGTAAGACGTATCCTAAAAGGGAAGAGTTCCAATGGCGTCCTTCACCTCTTTTGTGCAAACGTTTTGATCTCCCCGATCCATTCATGGGAAAG CTGCCACCTGCTCCGCGAGCGAGAAACAAAATGGATTCTCTCGTATTCTTGCCGGATACAGTGAAAGCTGCATCTGCACGTCAAGTATCTGAGTCGCAAGTACCTAAGAAAGAGACATCAATAGAAGAGCCTGAAGTTGAGGTAGAAGTGGAGAATGTGGAGAGACCTGTTGATCTTTACAAG GCTATCTTCTCTGATGAttctgaagatgatgaagatcaACCAATGAATGGAAAGATACAAGAGGgtcaagaaaagaagaatgaagCGGCTGCAACCACATTAAACCGGCTTATAGCTGGCGATTTCCTAGAATCTTTAGGGAAAGAACTAGGGTTCGAGGTGccaatggaagaagagatcaagTCCAGAAGCAAACCCGAAGATTCTTctgataaaagacttgatcGACCCGGATTGAAAGAGAAAGTGGAGGAGAAGACAAGCAGCCTCACACTTGggtctgaagaagaaaagagtagaaaaaagagagagaaatcgCCAGGAAAACGGAGTGGTGGCAACGATCTATCATCGAGTGAATCCTCAGGAGATGAACGGAGGAGAAAACGATATAATAAGAAGGATAGACATAGAAACGATTCAGAGAGCGATTCATCCAGCGACTACCACAGCAGGGATAAGCAAGGATCAAGATCTAGGAGCAAGCGGAGAGAATCTTctagagagaagagaagtagCCACAAGAAGCACTCAAAGCATCGCAGGACCAagaagtcttcttcttcacggtATAGCTCAGACGAAGAACAAAAAGAGTCAAGGCGGGAGAAGAAGAGGCGACGAGACTGA